In the genome of Flavobacteriales bacterium, the window CGATCCGTATTTTTTTTCAAATAAAACTCACAGATCACTCTGTAAATGTTTTGAAAGCCATCGTTTTCCTGCAGCTGACTTTAAATATTTTTCACGCTTCCTTGCAGCTGCATAACCCAAATGCGACTCTTTGTAAATCATCTCCCAGGGCATATGGCCACTGGTAAACTTCGATTTTCCTGTATTGTGTTCCATCAGTCGATTTTCACAATCTGTAGTCATGCCGACATAAAACAAACCATCTTTCAGGCTGCGTAAAACATATACAAATACCGTATCCATAGAAAACAAAAAACCCCGACAAATCTGTCAGTGTTTATGGTGGTGTGGGAGGGAATCCCCGCCTGACTGACGTTAGTCGGGCAGGCCTGTCCGACTAATGATAATTAGGCGGGGAACCCACACGAATGAACACCAACCAGGCCTGTCCGACTAATGATAATTAGGCGGAGAACCCAGACCAATTAAACCAGACGGACAGGCCCAAACGAATGCTGCCGATCCGTATTTTTTTTCAAATAAAACTCACAGATCACTCTGTAAATGTTTTGAAAGCCATCGTTTTCCTGCAGCTGACTTTAAATATTTTTCACGCTTCCTTGCAGCTGCATAACCCAAATGCGACTCTTTGTAAATCATCTCCCAGGGCATATGGCCACTGGTAAACTTCGATTTTCCTGTATTGTGTTCCATCAGTCGTTTTTCACAATCTGTAGTCATGCCGACATAAAATAAACCATCTTTCAGGCTGCGTAAAACATATACATATACCGTATCCATAGAAAACAAAAAAACCCCGACAAATCTGCCAGGGTTTATGGTGGTGTGGGAGGGAATCGAACCCACGACACAAGGATTTTCAGTCCTTTGCTCTACCAACTGAGCTACCGCACCGTTAAGGGACGGCAAAAATAACTAAAATTCCTGAAAAGCAAAAAAGAAAGTTGAAAAGCTTAAAAAGTTCAGAAAGCCTTATTTTTGAGCATGCACCAAAAACTAAATCTGGTACTCGATTTCGGAAACACCGCTTTAAAGGGAGCTGTTTTTAAAGGAGATCAATTACTTGAATATTTCCATAGTACCCTTTTTGAAGCGGAGCAGGCCCTGGAAGGAATCAATCAAAAATACAATGATGCACAGGTCATCATTTCCAGTGTAATTCAACTCAATTTCCCTCTCCCCTTTTCCGGTAATAAACTAATCCTGCTCGATCAACACACCCCTACCCCGGTTATTAATAAATACCTGAGTCCGGAGACGCTTGGTCGCGACAGGCTGGCTAATGCCTGTTTTGGGGCAACAGCGTCTAAAGGGAAAAACTGCCTAATTATGGATGCGGGCACCTGCTTGAAATTTGATTTTGTGAATTCAGCCGGCGAATACCTTGGAGGATCTATCAGTCCGGGATTACACATGCGGTATGAGGCCATGCATACTTTTACCGACCGATTGCCGTTATTGGATACACAATCAGGTAATTTGTTAATCGGACGAAACACAAAGGAGTCGATGATTTCTGGAGCATTTTTAGGCATGAAAGCTGAAATGGAGGGATTTGTAAGATCCTACAAGGAAGAGTTTGGTGTGGAAGAAATCTGGTTAACCGGAGGAGATGCCCCTCTTTTTGCCGATGCCTTTAATTTTTCCATCTTTGCAGACCCTTATTTAACCCTTAAAGGGCTGAATGCAATTTTAAACTACAATGCCTGAAAGCAGAAAACATCTTTTTTTAATTCTCATTTGCATCCTGCTGGGTGGCTTTTCATCTGCGCAACAAAATGTGTCCTCCCCTTATTCGCGCTATGCATTTGGAGAGTTGAATAATAACGGATTGGCAGCTTATTCAGGATGGGGATACTCTTCTGTGGCATTGGCAGACTCCTTTCTAATCAACATCAGCAACCCGGCGAGTTTTGCGAATATTATGCCGCATCGTCCCATTTTCGATATTGGTGTTGGGGGAATGTTTGTACAATCTTCTTCACAAAACACCAGCGAAACCAGTAATGCAATTGGATTACGCAATATAACCCTTGCATTTCCGATCAATCAACGTTCCGGATTTTCATTTGGAATTGTTCCCTTTAGTTCGGTTGGTTACAATATGAAATCGGTGGTTGCCGAAGAGAATATTGGCGATGTAACTTACTCCTTTAAAGGCGAAGGTGGAATTAACCGACTCTATCTTGGTGGCGGTTATAAAATTGTAAACGCAAAACGGCATACCGTAAGTCTGGGCGTTCGGGGTTCTTATCTGTTTGGGAATATTCTTCGTGAACGAAAAGCCGTTTTTCCGGCCTATACCGGAATTCTGAACACCAAAGTAAAACACAATACCATCGTTTCAGATTTCCTTGCTGATTTCGGTTTACAATACAAAATGAAAATTAAGGACAGCATTCAGTTAAGTGTCGGCATCGCCTATAACCTGGGAGCAGATATCAATGCGCGTCAGGAAATGCTGGCATACAGTTTCAGAAACACTTCTACCGAATACCCGCTGGATACCATTCAATACATCGATACGATCTCCGGATACATGAGCTTCCCTACGCGACTTTCTGCGGGATTTGCCTATGAAGTGTTAATTCCGCGCGATAAAGGTTTGAACCGGAGACTGGTGATTACGGGCCAGTACGATATGCAAAATTGGTCGCAATACGCAGAAGTATTTGGGGGTGTAACCGTTGATGATCAATTGAAAAATTCGAGCGGATTTGGATTTGGAATTCAATACACCCCACTGGTATTTGAAAAAATTCCCGAAGCAAAAATTTGGCAAACAGCCAGTTATCGAATTGGATACCGTTTCTACAGCACCTATTTACAATTAAATAACACACAGCTGAAGCAGAATGGCATAAGTTTTGGATTAGGACTACCATTGTTAAACTCCCGTTCTCTTTCTATGTTAAACATAGGAGGCGAAATCGGTAAAAAGGGAACAACAGAAAATAACCTGCTCGAAGAAAGATATTTTAATCTGTATATCGGGATTTCTGTGAGTCCAAGTAATACCGACGGATGGTTTCACAA includes:
- a CDS encoding GIY-YIG nuclease family protein; this translates as MDTVFVYVLRSLKDGLFYVGMTTDCENRLMEHNTGKSKFTSGHMPWEMIYKESHLGYAAARKREKYLKSAAGKRWLSKHLQSDL
- a CDS encoding GIY-YIG nuclease family protein produces the protein MDTVYVYVLRSLKDGLFYVGMTTDCEKRLMEHNTGKSKFTSGHMPWEMIYKESHLGYAAARKREKYLKSAAGKRWLSKHLQSDL
- a CDS encoding type III pantothenate kinase; translated protein: MHQKLNLVLDFGNTALKGAVFKGDQLLEYFHSTLFEAEQALEGINQKYNDAQVIISSVIQLNFPLPFSGNKLILLDQHTPTPVINKYLSPETLGRDRLANACFGATASKGKNCLIMDAGTCLKFDFVNSAGEYLGGSISPGLHMRYEAMHTFTDRLPLLDTQSGNLLIGRNTKESMISGAFLGMKAEMEGFVRSYKEEFGVEEIWLTGGDAPLFADAFNFSIFADPYLTLKGLNAILNYNA